In Promicromonospora sp. Populi, one genomic interval encodes:
- a CDS encoding DUF4439 domain-containing protein yields the protein MRLDTPPPTEPVPDAAEVARRTAVADALLVADQAETAAEGDGVRADVVIELTEIADIAVEQAEQLGGEYDSGLDDIVTEPSARASASASITEPTPRSVVTSLTGAATRTRAAADQTQVGPLGRLLASISTSQTQHARSLAELTGAQSPELPSTQIPEPEDPTADPTETEDASAAPASATSGPPVVPTGLSAEDLSALVLAEDTAGYALEVRAAQTEGEVRTRAEGSARLHRARAQAWALVAGVDGTDQDPRRVAYVVPGADTTTPDLARALEGDLAQNYASLVGIAEPGTRAVLIALLTDATLAGAEWGAPAVPFPGLPEQA from the coding sequence GTGCGGTTGGATACACCGCCGCCGACCGAGCCCGTGCCGGACGCGGCCGAGGTGGCTCGGCGCACCGCCGTCGCCGACGCCCTGCTGGTGGCCGACCAGGCCGAGACCGCCGCGGAGGGCGACGGTGTCCGGGCCGACGTCGTGATCGAGCTCACCGAGATCGCGGACATCGCGGTCGAGCAGGCGGAACAGCTCGGCGGTGAGTACGACTCCGGCCTGGACGACATCGTGACCGAACCGTCCGCCAGGGCCTCCGCCTCGGCGAGCATCACCGAGCCCACACCCCGGTCCGTCGTCACGTCCCTGACCGGCGCCGCCACGCGCACCCGGGCCGCGGCCGACCAGACGCAGGTCGGGCCGCTCGGCCGGCTGCTCGCGTCGATCTCCACGTCGCAGACGCAGCACGCCCGGAGCCTCGCGGAGCTCACCGGCGCCCAGAGCCCGGAGCTCCCGTCGACCCAGATCCCCGAGCCGGAGGACCCCACAGCGGACCCGACCGAGACCGAGGACGCGTCGGCGGCTCCGGCGTCGGCGACGTCAGGACCGCCCGTCGTCCCCACCGGCCTGTCGGCCGAGGACCTGAGCGCGCTGGTCCTGGCCGAGGACACCGCGGGCTACGCCCTGGAGGTGCGGGCCGCGCAGACCGAGGGCGAGGTCCGGACCCGCGCCGAGGGGAGCGCGCGCCTGCACCGCGCCCGGGCCCAGGCCTGGGCGCTCGTGGCCGGGGTCGACGGCACCGACCAGGACCCGCGTCGCGTCGCGTACGTGGTGCCCGGAGCGGACACGACGACGCCGGACCTGGCCCGCGCCCTTGAGGGCGACCTCGCCCAGAACTACGCCTCGCTGGTCGGCATCGCCGAACCGGGCACCCGCGCCGTCCTGATCGCGCTGCTCACCGACGCCACCCTTGCGGGCGCCGAGTGGGGCGCCCCGGCAGTCCCGTTCCCGGGACTGCCGGAACAGGCCTGA
- a CDS encoding aldo/keto reductase — protein MRGRRGTAPLTRAPRCGESEPQSGLLRSGVRPRAAARRRDHIDLYQIHRPDPETDVEYTLAALTYLINSGKVRAIGSSTMPAADIVEAQWVAERRGLERFRTEQPPYSILNRGIERDVLPVAQQYGMGTLVWSPLAGGLLTGQYRRGQNNETYRSRFGFEHLRDEHRLDVVEQLIPVAQDAGVPLNHLAMAFAIAHPGVTSAIIGPRTMEHLDSALAGAEVALTDDVLDRIDAIVPPGTDVGRLDMAYDPPAIQHAPLRRRPAEQRAAAA, from the coding sequence GTGCGGGGGCGACGCGGGACTGCGCCCCTGACTCGCGCACCTCGGTGCGGCGAGTCAGAGCCGCAGTCCGGGCTCCTCAGGAGCGGGGTTCGGCCCCGTGCCGCAGCCCGTCGACGAGACCACATCGACCTGTACCAGATCCACCGCCCCGACCCGGAGACGGACGTCGAGTACACGCTCGCGGCGCTGACCTACCTGATCAACTCGGGCAAGGTGCGCGCGATCGGTTCATCCACCATGCCGGCCGCCGACATCGTCGAGGCGCAGTGGGTCGCCGAGCGGCGCGGCCTGGAGCGCTTCCGCACCGAGCAGCCTCCGTACTCCATCCTGAACCGCGGCATCGAGCGCGACGTACTGCCGGTCGCCCAGCAGTACGGCATGGGCACGCTCGTCTGGAGCCCGCTCGCCGGCGGGCTGCTCACCGGCCAGTACCGCAGGGGCCAGAACAACGAGACCTACCGCTCCCGGTTCGGCTTCGAGCACCTGCGTGACGAGCACCGCCTCGACGTCGTCGAGCAGCTCATCCCCGTCGCCCAGGACGCCGGGGTCCCGCTGAACCATCTCGCGATGGCGTTCGCCATCGCCCATCCGGGTGTCACGTCCGCGATCATCGGCCCGCGCACCATGGAGCACCTGGACAGCGCGCTCGCCGGCGCTGAGGTGGCCCTGACGGACGACGTCCTCGACCGGATCGACGCCATCGTGCCGCCCGGTACCGACGTCGGCCGCCTCGACATGGCCTACGACCCGCCGGCCATCCAGCACGCACCCCTGCGCCGTCGACCCGCGGAGCAGCGGGCGGCTGCCGCCTGA
- a CDS encoding aspartate aminotransferase family protein, whose amino-acid sequence MTETPVATGQNVTPRGTPRDDAARRNLWGHFTRQSAWESGVPTLVRGEGHHVWDSAGRRYIDGLSGLFVVQAGHGRRSLAEAAAKQAGELAYFPIWGFAHPPAIDLAERLAEHAPGDLNRVFFTTGGSEAVETAFKLAKQYWKLQGKPGKYKVISRAVAYHGTTHGALSVTGVPRIKEPFEPLVPGTHKVPNTNIYRADEGLRDDPKAFGRWAADQIETLILTEGPGSVAAVFLEPVQNAGGSIPPPPGYFERVREICDKYDVLLVSDEVICAFGRVGSIFACDDYGYVPDMITCAKGMSSGYSPIGACIVSDRIFEPFATGTTTFGHGYTFGGHPVSAAVAMANLDIFDQEDLTGRVKENAPAFRSTLEQLHDLPIVGDVRGAGYFWSIELVKDKDTRETFSGDEVERLLRGLLNPALLEAGLYCRTDDRGDPVVQLAPPLTTGPAEFAEMEQILRGVLSEVWTKL is encoded by the coding sequence ATGACCGAGACACCCGTAGCCACAGGGCAGAACGTCACGCCGCGCGGAACACCCCGGGACGACGCCGCCCGCCGTAACCTCTGGGGACACTTCACGCGCCAGTCCGCCTGGGAGTCCGGCGTGCCCACGCTGGTGCGCGGCGAGGGCCACCACGTGTGGGACTCGGCCGGCCGCCGGTACATCGACGGGCTCTCGGGGCTCTTTGTGGTCCAGGCCGGGCACGGCCGCCGATCGCTCGCCGAGGCCGCCGCCAAGCAGGCCGGTGAGCTCGCCTACTTCCCGATCTGGGGGTTCGCGCACCCGCCGGCCATCGACCTGGCCGAGCGGCTCGCAGAGCACGCTCCCGGCGACCTCAACCGGGTGTTCTTCACGACGGGCGGGTCCGAGGCCGTCGAGACGGCGTTCAAGCTGGCCAAGCAGTACTGGAAGCTGCAGGGCAAGCCCGGCAAGTACAAGGTGATCTCCCGGGCCGTGGCCTACCACGGCACCACCCACGGCGCCCTGTCCGTGACCGGTGTGCCCCGCATCAAGGAGCCGTTCGAGCCCCTGGTGCCCGGCACGCACAAGGTGCCCAACACCAACATCTACCGGGCCGACGAAGGCCTCCGCGACGACCCGAAGGCCTTCGGTCGCTGGGCCGCCGACCAGATCGAGACGCTGATCCTGACGGAGGGGCCCGGCTCGGTGGCCGCCGTCTTCCTCGAACCCGTGCAGAACGCGGGCGGCAGCATCCCGCCGCCGCCCGGGTACTTCGAGCGGGTGCGCGAGATCTGCGACAAGTACGACGTCCTGCTGGTCTCGGACGAGGTCATCTGCGCGTTCGGCCGCGTCGGGTCGATCTTCGCGTGCGACGACTACGGCTACGTGCCCGACATGATCACCTGCGCCAAGGGCATGTCTTCGGGCTACTCGCCGATCGGCGCCTGCATCGTCTCGGACCGTATCTTCGAGCCGTTCGCTACCGGGACCACGACCTTCGGGCACGGGTACACGTTCGGCGGGCACCCGGTCTCGGCAGCCGTCGCCATGGCGAACCTCGACATCTTCGACCAGGAGGACCTGACCGGGCGGGTCAAGGAGAACGCGCCCGCGTTCCGGTCCACGCTGGAGCAGCTGCACGACCTGCCGATCGTGGGTGACGTGCGCGGCGCCGGGTACTTCTGGTCGATCGAGCTCGTCAAGGACAAGGACACCCGGGAGACCTTCTCCGGCGACGAGGTGGAGCGCCTGCTGCGCGGGCTCCTCAACCCGGCGCTGCTCGAGGCCGGCCTGTACTGCCGCACCGACGACCGAGGCGACCCCGTGGTGCAGCTGGCGCCGCCCCTGACCACGGGCCCGGCAGAGTTCGCCGAGATGGAACAGATCCTGCGGGGCGTCCTGAGCGAGGTGTGGACGAAGCTCTGA
- the thiD gene encoding bifunctional hydroxymethylpyrimidine kinase/phosphomethylpyrimidine kinase: MGPVVSAPAPDAAPRIRPARHPVVALTIAGSDPSGGAGIQADLKTFAALGGYGCAVLTGLTAQSTTGVTRVLPVPADMVTAQLETLFADVAVDTVKIGMTSDAAVARAIAAALRDLRAAGRAPYVVLDPVMVATSGDRLLARDAEAVLRDELLPMADLVTPNLPEAAVLLGVEPARDAAEAADQARALLKLGARLALVKGGHLESAESVDHLAGPDAVVALTAPRIPTRNTHGTGCTLSSACAVLRPLHNDWEPAVRAAKDYLTETLRAADTLIIGGTGTAAGPWHGHGPVDHGYAARTAADAAAAWSVSG, from the coding sequence GTGGGTCCTGTCGTGAGCGCGCCCGCGCCCGACGCCGCTCCCCGCATCCGACCCGCCAGACACCCGGTGGTGGCGTTGACGATCGCCGGGTCGGACCCGTCCGGCGGCGCCGGGATCCAGGCAGACCTGAAGACCTTCGCGGCGCTCGGCGGTTACGGCTGCGCGGTGCTCACGGGGCTCACCGCGCAGTCCACCACCGGCGTCACGCGGGTACTTCCGGTGCCCGCCGACATGGTGACGGCTCAGCTGGAGACGCTGTTCGCCGACGTCGCGGTGGACACCGTGAAGATCGGCATGACATCGGACGCCGCCGTCGCCCGCGCGATCGCCGCGGCCCTGCGCGACCTGCGGGCCGCCGGACGCGCGCCGTACGTGGTGCTCGACCCGGTGATGGTCGCGACGTCGGGCGACCGGCTCCTGGCGCGAGACGCCGAGGCGGTGCTGCGCGACGAGCTGCTGCCCATGGCCGACCTGGTCACGCCCAACCTGCCCGAGGCCGCGGTACTGCTCGGCGTCGAGCCGGCCCGGGACGCCGCCGAGGCTGCCGACCAGGCGCGGGCGCTGCTGAAGCTCGGCGCGCGGCTCGCCCTGGTGAAGGGCGGGCACCTGGAGTCGGCCGAGTCGGTCGACCACCTGGCGGGTCCGGACGCCGTCGTCGCCCTGACCGCCCCGCGGATCCCCACCCGAAACACCCACGGCACGGGCTGCACGCTCAGCTCGGCGTGCGCCGTCCTGCGGCCCCTGCACAACGACTGGGAGCCCGCGGTACGCGCGGCGAAGGACTACCTGACCGAGACCCTCCGCGCCGCGGACACCCTGATCATCGGCGGTACCGGGACAGCGGCGGGTCCGTGGCACGGGCACGGCCCTGTCGATCACGGATACGCCGCACGGACGGCGGCCGATGCCGCGGCCGCATGGTCGGTCTCCGGGTAA
- a CDS encoding GNAT family N-acetyltransferase has product MARWRTPVPAGARPDGPAEPGEQDILARRERRAVARALTRADLAQALAVCAVDPVASVLATARLEIAARAGFGAAAGQAWGFPDTGPLEAVCWAGANLVPVIPFAEPARRAQAVVAFADVARVHGRRSSSIVGEQDAALALWERLSPHWPPAREVRADQPSMAIDKAPLLAPEPTVRRSTPAELGLVLPACVRMFTEEVGYSPVASGGSAYTERVRSLITEGRSFIRLVPDAGGQPAVAFKAELGAVAGGVAQVQGVWVEPAFRGRGWSESGMAAVVAATRASVAPVVSLYVNAYNERAVAAYRRVGFEQVGTFATVLF; this is encoded by the coding sequence ATGGCCCGCTGGCGCACCCCGGTTCCCGCCGGAGCGCGCCCCGACGGGCCGGCGGAACCGGGCGAACAAGACATCTTGGCGCGCCGTGAACGTCGTGCGGTCGCCCGTGCGCTGACCCGCGCGGACCTTGCGCAGGCGCTCGCGGTCTGCGCCGTCGACCCCGTCGCGTCGGTGCTGGCGACCGCCCGCCTGGAGATCGCGGCGCGGGCCGGCTTCGGTGCCGCCGCGGGGCAGGCGTGGGGTTTTCCCGACACCGGCCCGCTCGAGGCGGTGTGCTGGGCCGGCGCCAACCTGGTGCCTGTTATCCCGTTTGCCGAACCCGCGCGGCGGGCGCAGGCGGTCGTCGCCTTCGCCGACGTGGCGCGAGTGCACGGCCGCCGCTCGTCATCGATCGTGGGGGAGCAGGACGCGGCGCTCGCGCTCTGGGAGCGGCTGTCGCCGCACTGGCCCCCGGCACGCGAGGTGCGGGCGGACCAGCCGTCCATGGCCATCGACAAGGCGCCCCTGCTGGCCCCCGAGCCCACCGTCCGGCGCTCGACGCCCGCGGAGCTCGGCCTCGTGCTGCCGGCCTGCGTGCGCATGTTCACCGAGGAGGTCGGCTATTCGCCGGTCGCCTCGGGCGGCTCCGCCTACACGGAGCGGGTGCGTTCGCTCATCACGGAGGGCCGCTCGTTCATCCGGCTGGTGCCCGACGCCGGCGGGCAGCCCGCCGTCGCGTTCAAGGCCGAGCTCGGCGCGGTGGCCGGCGGCGTCGCGCAGGTCCAGGGTGTCTGGGTGGAGCCCGCCTTCCGCGGCCGCGGCTGGTCCGAGTCGGGCATGGCGGCGGTAGTAGCCGCGACCCGCGCCTCGGTGGCCCCGGTCGTCTCCCTGTACGTGAACGCTTACAACGAGCGAGCGGTCGCCGCGTACCGCCGAGTGGGTTTCGAGCAGGTGGGCACGTTCGCCACGGTCCTCTTCTGA
- a CDS encoding Fpg/Nei family DNA glycosylase: MPELPEVAALADFLRARTAGRTVAAVEVGSIAALKTFDPPPAALTGGEVTDVARHGKWLDLVVSPAPGSPGADGAPLHLVFHLSRGGWVRWSDALSTKPVRPSLGGSSRGAILALRVRLDDGSGFDLTEAGTRKRLAVHVVRDPAEIAMIASLGVEPLAPEFTTEVLAGLLSAKNQQVKGLLRDQRAIAGIGNAYSDEILLVSRFSPYKLTGSFTPEETARLHTAIGDVLAEAIAAASGKPAKELKDAKRAGMRVHGRAGLPCPGWDGTPCGDTVHEVSFADRSMQYCPTCQTGGKPLADRRMSKLLR; this comes from the coding sequence ATGCCGGAGCTGCCCGAGGTCGCCGCGCTCGCCGACTTTCTGCGCGCGCGGACCGCGGGGCGCACGGTCGCCGCGGTGGAGGTCGGCTCGATCGCCGCGCTCAAGACCTTCGACCCGCCGCCCGCCGCGCTCACCGGGGGCGAGGTGACGGACGTCGCCCGGCACGGCAAGTGGCTGGACCTCGTGGTCTCCCCCGCGCCCGGCAGTCCGGGGGCCGACGGCGCCCCGCTCCACCTCGTCTTCCATCTCTCGCGCGGCGGCTGGGTGCGCTGGTCGGACGCGCTGTCCACCAAACCGGTCCGGCCATCCCTGGGCGGCTCCAGCCGGGGCGCGATCCTCGCGCTGCGCGTGCGGCTCGACGACGGCTCCGGGTTCGACCTGACCGAGGCGGGCACCCGCAAGCGCCTAGCGGTGCACGTGGTCCGCGACCCTGCCGAGATCGCGATGATCGCGTCCCTCGGCGTGGAACCGCTCGCCCCCGAGTTCACCACCGAGGTACTGGCGGGCCTGTTGTCCGCGAAGAACCAGCAGGTCAAGGGCCTCCTGCGGGACCAGCGCGCCATCGCGGGCATCGGCAATGCCTACAGCGACGAGATCCTGCTGGTGAGCCGGTTCAGCCCGTACAAGCTGACGGGGTCGTTCACGCCGGAGGAGACCGCCCGGCTGCACACCGCTATCGGTGACGTGCTCGCCGAGGCGATCGCAGCGGCGTCGGGCAAACCGGCCAAGGAGCTCAAGGACGCCAAGCGGGCGGGGATGCGTGTGCACGGCCGCGCGGGCCTGCCGTGCCCGGGCTGGGACGGGACGCCGTGCGGCGACACGGTGCACGAGGTGTCGTTCGCCGACCGCTCGATGCAGTACTGCCCGACCTGCCAGACGGGCGGCAAGCCCCTGGCGGACCGCCGGATGTCCAAGCTCCTCCGCTGA
- a CDS encoding RIP metalloprotease, producing MSIVPHIVGVLVLLLGVMVSVGLHELGHMIPAKKFGVRVSQYFIGFGPTVWSRTKGETEYGIKAIPLGGFVRLVGMMPPAPAGARRGKGFFSELISDARDASVAEVRPGEEHRAFYNLSTPKKLIVMFGGPFVNLVIATVLIGGILVGYGTLAVSTTVAQLSECVPASVTSTATGDDCAGQPAAPAAAAGLEPGDEIVAFGGTDVTSWQQLVGLINESAGRESEVAVLRDGERLTLSVTPALTDRPVIDEQGAAVLDADGEPVVEPGGFVGFSPLQVREQQPLSSVLPAVGDQVWQTATMVATLPVRVADAATQAFTPEERAQDSVQSVVGVARISGEIMALDEAIFDRVMIYLSLIASLNIALFVFNMIPFLPLDGGHLVNALYEGGKRTVARIRGAAVLPGPADVARMTPVAYVVFLILLGVGGVLIVADLVDPVRIT from the coding sequence GTGAGCATCGTTCCGCACATCGTTGGTGTGCTCGTCCTCCTGCTGGGCGTCATGGTTTCCGTCGGGCTGCACGAGCTGGGGCACATGATCCCCGCCAAGAAGTTCGGCGTGCGCGTGAGCCAGTACTTCATCGGTTTTGGGCCCACCGTCTGGTCGCGGACCAAGGGCGAGACGGAGTACGGCATCAAGGCGATCCCGCTGGGCGGGTTCGTGCGGCTCGTGGGCATGATGCCCCCCGCCCCGGCCGGCGCCCGGCGCGGCAAGGGCTTCTTCAGCGAGCTCATCTCGGACGCGCGCGACGCCTCCGTCGCGGAGGTGCGCCCCGGTGAGGAGCACCGCGCCTTCTACAACCTCTCGACGCCCAAGAAGCTGATCGTGATGTTCGGCGGGCCGTTCGTGAACCTCGTGATCGCCACGGTCCTGATCGGCGGGATCCTCGTCGGTTACGGCACCCTTGCCGTGTCCACGACCGTCGCCCAGCTCTCGGAGTGCGTGCCCGCGTCGGTCACGTCCACCGCCACCGGCGACGACTGCGCGGGCCAGCCGGCCGCGCCGGCCGCCGCGGCCGGGCTGGAGCCCGGCGACGAGATCGTCGCCTTCGGCGGCACCGACGTGACGAGCTGGCAGCAGCTCGTCGGCCTCATCAACGAGTCGGCCGGCCGCGAGTCCGAGGTGGCGGTGCTGCGCGACGGCGAGCGGCTCACCCTCTCGGTCACACCCGCCTTGACCGACCGCCCCGTCATCGACGAGCAGGGCGCGGCGGTCCTGGACGCGGACGGCGAGCCGGTCGTCGAGCCCGGCGGGTTCGTCGGCTTCTCCCCGCTCCAGGTGCGGGAGCAGCAGCCGCTCTCCAGCGTCCTGCCCGCCGTGGGCGACCAGGTCTGGCAGACGGCGACGATGGTGGCGACCCTCCCGGTCCGCGTGGCCGACGCCGCCACCCAGGCCTTCACCCCCGAGGAGCGCGCGCAGGACTCCGTGCAGTCCGTGGTCGGCGTCGCCCGGATCAGCGGCGAGATCATGGCCCTGGACGAGGCGATCTTCGACCGCGTGATGATCTACCTGAGCCTGATCGCGAGCCTCAACATCGCGCTGTTCGTCTTCAACATGATCCCGTTCCTCCCCCTCGACGGCGGGCACCTCGTCAACGCCCTCTATGAGGGCGGCAAGCGCACGGTCGCCAGGATCCGTGGGGCGGCGGTCCTGCCCGGCCCGGCCGACGTCGCACGGATGACGCCCGTGGCGTACGTGGTCTTCCTGATCCTGCTCGGCGTGGGCGGCGTACTCATAGTTGCGGACCTGGTGGATCCGGTGCGGATCACGTGA
- the ispG gene encoding flavodoxin-dependent (E)-4-hydroxy-3-methylbut-2-enyl-diphosphate synthase has protein sequence MPAAPPPVLAPRRKTRKIKVGKVEVGGDAPVSVQSMTTTPTTDINATLQQIAELTTAGCDIVRVAVPTSDDAEVLPIIAKKSQIPVIADIHFQPKYVFQAINAGCAAVRVNPGNIRKFDDQVKQIAQAAKDAGISIRIGVNAGSLDKRILAKYGKATPEALVESAVWEASLFEEHDFHDFKISVKHNDPVIMVAAYELLSERGDWPLHLGVTEAGPAFQGTIKSATAFGALLSKGIGDTIRVSLSAPPVEEVKVGNQILQSLNLRPRKLEIVSCPSCGRAQVDVYTLAEKVTAGLEGMTVPLRVAVMGCVVNGPGEAREADLGVASGNGKGQIFVRGEVIKTVPEAMIVETLIEEAMRIADEMPTPENEAQAGSPVVSVG, from the coding sequence ATGCCCGCAGCACCCCCGCCGGTCCTCGCCCCCCGCCGCAAGACCAGAAAGATCAAGGTCGGCAAGGTGGAGGTCGGTGGTGACGCACCCGTGAGCGTGCAGTCCATGACCACCACGCCCACCACCGACATCAACGCGACCCTCCAGCAGATCGCGGAGCTGACGACGGCGGGCTGCGACATCGTGCGCGTCGCCGTCCCGACGTCCGACGACGCCGAGGTGCTGCCGATCATCGCGAAGAAGTCCCAGATCCCCGTGATCGCGGACATCCACTTCCAGCCCAAGTACGTCTTCCAGGCGATCAACGCCGGCTGCGCGGCCGTCCGCGTCAACCCGGGCAACATCCGCAAGTTCGACGACCAGGTCAAGCAGATCGCCCAGGCCGCGAAGGACGCCGGCATCTCGATCCGCATCGGCGTCAACGCGGGCTCGCTCGACAAGCGCATCCTGGCCAAGTACGGCAAGGCCACCCCGGAAGCCCTGGTGGAGTCCGCGGTCTGGGAGGCGAGCCTCTTCGAGGAGCACGACTTCCACGACTTCAAGATCTCGGTCAAGCACAACGACCCGGTCATCATGGTCGCGGCTTACGAGCTGCTCTCCGAGCGCGGCGACTGGCCCCTGCACCTCGGCGTCACCGAGGCCGGCCCGGCGTTCCAGGGCACCATCAAGTCGGCCACCGCGTTCGGCGCCCTGCTGAGCAAGGGCATCGGCGACACGATCCGCGTCTCACTGTCCGCCCCGCCGGTGGAGGAGGTCAAGGTCGGCAACCAGATCCTGCAGTCCCTGAACCTGCGCCCCCGCAAGCTCGAGATCGTGTCCTGCCCGTCCTGCGGCCGCGCCCAGGTCGACGTGTACACGCTCGCCGAGAAGGTCACCGCAGGCCTGGAGGGCATGACCGTCCCGCTGCGCGTCGCCGTCATGGGCTGCGTCGTCAACGGCCCGGGCGAGGCCCGCGAGGCCGACCTGGGTGTGGCCTCCGGCAACGGCAAGGGCCAGATCTTCGTGCGGGGCGAGGTCATCAAGACCGTCCCCGAGGCGATGATCGTCGAGACCCTCATCGAAGAAGCGATGCGGATCGCGGATGAGATGCCGACGCCGGAGAATGAAGCACAGGCCGGTTCGCCGGTCGTCTCGGTCGGCTGA
- a CDS encoding proline--tRNA ligase, protein MSSARLIQGDVLRMSSLFVRTLREDPAEAEVASHKLLVRAGYIRRAAPGIYSWLPLGLRVLAKIEAIVREEMVAIGGQEVHFPALLPREPYEATGRWEEYGAGLFRLKDRKGGDYLLAPTHEEMFALLVKDLYSSYKDLPVILFQIQTKYRDEARPRAGLIRGREFIMKDSYSFDVKDEGLEVSYQKHRDAYEKIFQRLGLDYVIVSAMSGAMGGSRSEEFLSPSPIGEDTYVRSAGGYAANVEAVVTPVPAAIGYDDAPAAHVEDTPDTPTIATLVAVANETFPRPDRPWTAADTLKNVVLALVQPDGTRELVVVGLPGDREVDLKRIEAALTPAEPEPATEEDFKKFPQLVKGYIGPQALGPQGEQIEGADGEKVPAIRFLLDPRVVPGTRWITGANQPGKHVFDLVAGRDFTADGTVEAAEVRAGDPAPDGSGPLELARGIEMGHIFQLGRKYAEALGLVVLDENGKQAVVTMGSYGVGVTRALAALAEANHDERGLAWPAHVAPVHVHLVAAGKDAEIFEAAARIAEELAARGVEVLYDDRAGKTSPGVKFKDAELLGAPLVVVVGKGLADGVIEVRPRAGEAEQLPVADAAEAIAERVAALLA, encoded by the coding sequence ATGTCTTCCGCACGCCTCATCCAGGGCGACGTGCTCCGCATGTCGTCCCTCTTCGTCCGAACCCTGCGCGAGGACCCGGCCGAGGCCGAGGTCGCGAGCCACAAGCTCCTCGTGCGGGCCGGGTACATCCGCCGCGCCGCCCCGGGCATCTACTCGTGGCTGCCGCTCGGCCTGCGGGTGCTGGCCAAGATCGAGGCGATCGTCCGCGAGGAGATGGTCGCCATCGGTGGCCAGGAGGTGCACTTCCCGGCGCTGCTGCCGCGGGAGCCCTACGAGGCCACCGGCCGCTGGGAGGAGTACGGCGCCGGCCTGTTCCGCCTCAAGGACCGCAAGGGCGGCGACTACCTGCTCGCGCCCACGCACGAGGAGATGTTCGCGCTCCTGGTGAAGGACCTGTACTCCTCGTACAAGGACCTCCCGGTGATCCTCTTCCAGATCCAGACCAAGTACCGCGACGAGGCACGCCCCCGCGCCGGCCTGATCCGCGGCCGCGAGTTCATCATGAAGGACTCCTACTCCTTCGACGTGAAGGACGAGGGGCTGGAAGTCAGCTACCAGAAGCACCGCGATGCGTACGAGAAGATCTTCCAGCGCCTGGGCCTGGACTACGTGATCGTCTCCGCGATGTCAGGTGCCATGGGCGGCTCCCGCTCCGAGGAGTTCCTGAGCCCGTCCCCGATCGGCGAGGACACCTACGTGCGCTCCGCCGGCGGCTACGCCGCCAACGTCGAGGCAGTGGTCACGCCAGTCCCCGCGGCAATCGGGTACGACGACGCCCCCGCGGCGCACGTCGAGGACACCCCCGACACCCCCACCATCGCCACGCTCGTCGCGGTCGCAAACGAGACGTTCCCGCGCCCCGACCGGCCCTGGACCGCCGCCGACACCCTGAAGAACGTGGTGCTCGCCTTGGTCCAGCCCGACGGGACCCGCGAGCTGGTCGTCGTCGGCCTGCCCGGCGACCGGGAGGTCGACCTCAAGCGCATCGAGGCCGCGCTGACCCCCGCCGAGCCGGAGCCCGCCACCGAGGAGGACTTCAAGAAGTTCCCCCAGCTCGTCAAGGGCTACATCGGCCCGCAGGCGCTCGGCCCCCAGGGCGAGCAGATCGAAGGGGCCGACGGCGAGAAGGTCCCCGCGATCCGCTTCCTCCTCGACCCGCGCGTCGTGCCCGGCACCCGGTGGATCACCGGCGCCAACCAGCCCGGCAAGCACGTGTTCGACCTCGTGGCCGGCCGGGACTTCACCGCTGACGGCACCGTCGAGGCCGCCGAGGTGCGCGCCGGCGACCCGGCACCCGACGGCTCCGGCCCCCTGGAGCTCGCCCGCGGCATCGAGATGGGCCACATCTTCCAGCTCGGCCGCAAGTACGCCGAGGCCCTGGGCCTCGTGGTGCTCGACGAGAACGGCAAGCAGGCCGTCGTCACCATGGGCTCCTACGGCGTCGGCGTCACGCGGGCGCTCGCGGCGCTCGCGGAGGCCAACCACGACGAGCGCGGCCTGGCCTGGCCCGCGCACGTCGCCCCGGTGCACGTGCACCTGGTCGCGGCGGGCAAGGACGCCGAGATCTTCGAGGCCGCGGCGAGGATCGCCGAGGAGCTCGCCGCCCGCGGCGTCGAGGTGCTCTACGACGACCGGGCCGGCAAGACGTCGCCCGGCGTGAAGTTCAAGGACGCCGAGCTGCTCGGCGCCCCGCTCGTGGTCGTGGTGGGCAAGGGCCTGGCCGACGGCGTGATCGAGGTCCGGCCGCGCGCCGGCGAGGCGGAGCAGCTCCCGGTGGCCGACGCCGCCGAGGCGATCGCCGAGCGGGTAGCGGCCCTCCTGGCCTGA